The following proteins are co-located in the Flavobacteriales bacterium genome:
- a CDS encoding cation:dicarboxylase symporter family transporter has translation MRNKGLFTLMYTGIIAMIVLFWKYSDIASEGLIMGIRLALISVLGVLTFRRKSLTMWIMFSMVAGIEVGVDIPDQAVELDRLSKIFLNLIKTVIAPLLLSTLVVGIAGHSNMKQVGRMGLKSLLYFELVTTVALFIGLGAINLTNAGKGLDPEVTASIASKTSAKAEKLLSQNVDHDVIVDIFPQNIAKSIAENQVLQIVVFAILFAIALFMVKDEGKKNTMLHFMESLSEVMFKFTHIVMYVAPFAVFGALASTVGKSGIEVLGVLINLVLTLYGALLVFVGGVLVPVMVFFKVPVKAFFKAVWEPVSIAFATSTSEAALPKAMENMEKFGVSRKVVAFVLPTGYSFNLDGTTLYLSLASVFVAQLSGLDMSFGEQVYMCLILMLTSKGVAGVRGASFIILVSTVQSLGIDPQKAFIILAVDALMDMARTAVNVIGNCLAAVVIARSEGEFHPVDTHPTNS, from the coding sequence ATGCGCAATAAAGGATTATTTACATTGATGTACACCGGCATCATTGCCATGATTGTTCTCTTCTGGAAATACAGCGATATCGCTTCGGAGGGACTCATCATGGGGATTCGTCTGGCACTGATTTCCGTTTTAGGCGTGCTCACTTTCCGAAGAAAATCACTCACCATGTGGATTATGTTTTCGATGGTGGCAGGTATTGAAGTAGGTGTTGATATTCCGGATCAGGCGGTGGAACTGGACCGACTGAGCAAAATTTTTCTCAATCTGATTAAAACTGTAATCGCGCCTTTATTACTCTCCACACTTGTTGTGGGAATTGCAGGACATTCCAACATGAAGCAGGTTGGACGAATGGGTTTAAAATCGCTTTTGTATTTTGAATTGGTAACCACGGTAGCATTGTTCATCGGATTGGGTGCTATTAATCTTACCAATGCAGGAAAAGGATTAGATCCTGAAGTTACGGCCAGCATTGCGAGCAAGACTTCGGCGAAAGCAGAAAAATTATTGAGTCAGAATGTCGACCACGACGTCATCGTCGATATTTTCCCACAGAACATTGCGAAATCGATTGCGGAAAATCAGGTTTTGCAAATTGTGGTTTTTGCCATCCTCTTTGCCATTGCATTGTTTATGGTGAAAGATGAAGGCAAGAAAAATACCATGCTTCATTTCATGGAGAGCCTCAGTGAAGTGATGTTCAAATTCACCCATATTGTGATGTATGTTGCACCTTTCGCCGTATTCGGTGCATTGGCCTCTACCGTGGGAAAATCGGGAATTGAAGTTTTGGGTGTGCTCATTAATTTGGTCCTCACCCTCTATGGTGCATTACTTGTTTTTGTCGGCGGAGTTTTAGTCCCCGTAATGGTCTTTTTTAAAGTCCCCGTAAAAGCCTTTTTCAAAGCGGTATGGGAACCCGTATCCATTGCATTTGCTACCTCCACTTCCGAAGCTGCATTACCGAAAGCGATGGAGAACATGGAAAAATTTGGCGTTAGCCGCAAGGTTGTCGCCTTTGTTTTACCCACCGGTTACTCCTTTAATCTCGATGGTACAACCTTGTATTTATCCTTGGCATCGGTGTTTGTGGCGCAGTTATCGGGACTCGACATGTCATTCGGTGAACAAGTGTACATGTGTCTAATTCTGATGCTCACTTCCAAAGGTGTTGCCGGTGTAAGGGGAGCTTCCTTTATAATTTTAGTGAGTACCGTTCAAAGTCTCGGAATAGATCCGCAAAAAGCCTTTATCATATTAGCTGTAGATGCATTAATGGACATGGCCCGCACTGCCGTGAATGTGATTGGAAATTGTCTCGCAGCGGTAGTGATTGCACGCTCCGAAGGCGAGTTTCATCCGGTTGACACGCATCCGACTAATTCCTAA